A stretch of Fundicoccus culcitae DNA encodes these proteins:
- a CDS encoding ABC transporter ATP-binding protein — protein MGQDALLRIEDLEVSYGPIRAVKGISMEVKEGTIVALIGANGAGKTSLLSTISGVTPSSKGKIYFDGTDITKLAPEKITRLGISQSPEGRQIFPDLTVKENLLIGGYVIKSKDVVNENLEKVFSFFPRLEERLSQPAVTLSGGEQQMLAIGRALMNNPKLLLLDEPSLGLAPIIVKNILEIISDIAKQGTTVLIVEQNAVQTLKIADYAYVLEVGRISNEGTSDVLLNDSTLIESYLGKTK, from the coding sequence ATGGGACAAGATGCATTATTACGGATTGAAGATCTTGAAGTCAGCTATGGACCCATTCGAGCTGTTAAAGGAATTTCGATGGAAGTTAAAGAAGGGACCATTGTGGCTTTAATCGGTGCTAATGGTGCCGGTAAAACAAGTTTGTTAAGCACCATTTCAGGGGTTACACCGTCGTCTAAGGGGAAGATTTATTTTGATGGCACTGACATCACTAAATTAGCTCCTGAAAAAATAACGCGTTTAGGTATCAGCCAGTCACCTGAGGGAAGACAGATTTTTCCTGATTTGACTGTTAAAGAAAATTTACTCATTGGGGGGTATGTTATAAAGAGTAAAGATGTTGTCAACGAAAATCTAGAGAAAGTCTTTTCCTTTTTCCCTAGATTGGAGGAGCGCTTAAGTCAACCGGCCGTTACTTTGTCAGGTGGAGAACAACAGATGTTAGCGATTGGTAGAGCCTTAATGAATAATCCTAAGTTATTGCTACTTGATGAGCCGTCACTAGGATTGGCACCAATCATTGTTAAGAATATTTTAGAAATCATTAGTGATATTGCTAAGCAAGGGACAACCGTTTTAATTGTAGAGCAAAATGCGGTTCAAACATTGAAAATTGCTGATTATGCTTATGTTTTAGAAGTTGGTCGAATTAGTAATGAAGGTACTAGTGACGTTTTATTAAATGATAGTACTTTGATTGAATCCTATTTAGGAAAAACAAAATAA
- a CDS encoding ABC transporter substrate-binding protein, whose product MKKFKKIQLVVATAALTLSSVLGATVSVSANQGFDDTSIKVGNSAAISGAYAPVGDPFNNGIMAYFDMVNTEGGVDGREIQFVHIDDEFDPAKGKAALQTLVEDEEIFALVGHFGTPVVAATINDIKAYGIPAVYFATGIGQLYANPAEGADRVIMPVQPIYITEGEMMVSRAVGNFDATKIGIIYTTDDAGNDMLAGATQKAEELGIELVAEQVAAGATDVSAAVTSVLQEDVDFIIGAAIQQTFPTIVKALAAQGNTSDVITTYVNVDASIASQVWGDIEGNFEVYGNGWVDLTSEEAQTNLALMNEWIVDDYDNNVYAMTGWIAAHFFTEGLRRMEGQELTWDGYIDAMESEPVKNPFGGVIDFSNGQRLGTQEMNLSRISGETTWEEIEPLRSSADILSGVSAE is encoded by the coding sequence ATGAAAAAATTTAAAAAAATTCAACTTGTTGTTGCAACAGCGGCTTTAACTCTTAGTTCAGTTTTAGGTGCGACGGTATCAGTTAGTGCTAATCAAGGTTTTGACGATACATCCATTAAAGTAGGTAACTCAGCTGCGATTTCTGGCGCTTACGCACCAGTTGGGGATCCATTTAATAATGGTATTATGGCTTATTTCGATATGGTGAACACTGAAGGTGGCGTTGATGGACGTGAAATTCAATTCGTTCACATTGATGATGAGTTTGATCCGGCTAAAGGTAAAGCAGCTTTACAAACATTAGTTGAAGATGAAGAAATTTTTGCTCTAGTGGGTCACTTCGGTACACCAGTTGTCGCTGCAACCATTAATGATATTAAAGCTTATGGTATCCCTGCAGTTTACTTTGCAACAGGTATTGGACAATTGTATGCTAACCCTGCTGAAGGTGCAGACCGTGTTATTATGCCAGTCCAACCTATCTACATCACTGAAGGTGAAATGATGGTTTCGCGTGCTGTCGGTAACTTTGATGCAACTAAAATCGGTATTATTTATACAACAGATGATGCTGGTAACGATATGTTAGCTGGAGCAACTCAAAAAGCGGAAGAATTAGGTATTGAATTAGTGGCTGAACAAGTTGCAGCAGGTGCAACTGACGTGAGTGCGGCTGTCACATCTGTTTTACAAGAAGATGTAGACTTTATTATTGGTGCAGCTATTCAACAAACATTCCCAACCATCGTTAAAGCTTTAGCGGCTCAAGGTAACACATCCGATGTTATCACAACTTATGTAAACGTGGATGCTTCAATTGCTTCGCAAGTATGGGGCGATATCGAAGGCAACTTTGAAGTTTACGGAAATGGTTGGGTTGATTTAACCAGTGAAGAAGCACAAACAAACTTAGCCTTAATGAACGAATGGATTGTCGATGATTATGATAACAACGTTTATGCTATGACTGGTTGGATTGCGGCTCACTTCTTCACTGAAGGTTTAAGACGTATGGAAGGCCAAGAATTAACTTGGGATGGTTACATCGATGCAATGGAATCTGAACCAGTTAAAAATCCATTTGGTGGTGTGATTGACTTCTCTAACGGCCAACGTTTAGGAACACAAGAAATGAACTTATCACGTATTTCTGGTGAAACAACTTGGGAAGAAATCGAACCATTACGTTCATCAGCTGATATCCTAAGTGGTGTTAGCGCAGAATAA